The Micromonospora sp. NBC_00421 genome contains a region encoding:
- a CDS encoding PD-(D/E)XK nuclease-like domain-containing protein — translation MRFTDTPVVVTEPGLHPAMPDAVYHADPVPAGSLSSSGARKLLATCPARFDYDRRNPPAPSKAFDVGHAAHQMVLGTGPHLEVVPGDRWDTKVAKEHVKAVREAGGIPLKQDTYDQVTAMADAIADHPLASALLTKGEPEQSLFWVDDRTGVWRRARADWLRSDAIVDLKTCEEADADHITRAVTRYGYHGQADWYQAGTAALGLGDLPFVFVFVEKAAPHLIHVVQLGEDELAAGRRINDRAIDLFAECTSTGDWPGYPADITTIFLPPYALRDQEF, via the coding sequence GTGAGGTTCACCGACACGCCGGTCGTCGTCACCGAACCCGGCCTGCACCCGGCGATGCCCGACGCGGTGTACCACGCCGACCCGGTGCCCGCCGGCAGCCTGTCGTCGTCCGGCGCCAGGAAGCTGCTCGCCACCTGCCCGGCCCGGTTCGACTACGACCGCCGCAACCCGCCCGCGCCGTCCAAGGCGTTCGACGTGGGGCACGCCGCGCACCAGATGGTCCTCGGCACCGGCCCGCACCTGGAGGTCGTGCCGGGCGACCGGTGGGACACCAAGGTCGCCAAGGAGCACGTGAAGGCGGTCCGGGAGGCCGGCGGCATCCCCCTCAAGCAGGACACCTACGACCAGGTCACCGCGATGGCCGACGCGATCGCCGACCACCCACTCGCCAGCGCGCTGCTGACCAAGGGCGAGCCGGAGCAGTCCCTGTTCTGGGTCGACGACCGCACCGGCGTGTGGCGGCGGGCCCGCGCCGACTGGCTCCGGTCGGACGCCATCGTCGACCTCAAGACCTGCGAAGAGGCCGACGCCGACCACATCACTCGGGCCGTCACCCGGTACGGCTACCACGGCCAAGCCGACTGGTACCAGGCCGGCACCGCCGCTCTCGGTCTCGGCGACCTGCCGTTCGTCTTCGTCTTCGTCGAGAAGGCCGCCCCGCACCTCATCCACGTCGTGCAGCTCGGCGAGGACGAGCTGGCCGCCGGCCGCCGCATCAACGACCGGGCCATCGACCTGTTCGCCGAGTGCACCAGCACCGGCGACTGGCCGGGCTACCCGGCCGACATCACCACCATCTTCCTTCCCCCCTACGCCCTCCGCGACCAGGAGTTCTGA
- a CDS encoding HNH endonuclease signature motif containing protein produces the protein MITIDRRRLRAFITQVDSTAGPEGCWLWRGSSDQDGYGRFGKQAEGAHRVAYELMVRPIPEGLHVDHTCHNADTTCPGGVGCRHRLCVNPAHLEAVTQRDNLLRSRHTMPHHNAAKTCCPQGHEYTPANTYTRRTAKGYARRECKTCRRDRVAAAA, from the coding sequence GTGATCACCATCGACCGGCGCCGGCTTCGCGCCTTCATCACCCAGGTCGACAGCACGGCCGGCCCCGAGGGCTGCTGGCTCTGGCGCGGCAGCAGCGACCAGGACGGCTACGGCCGGTTCGGCAAGCAGGCCGAGGGTGCCCACCGGGTGGCCTACGAGCTGATGGTCCGGCCGATCCCCGAGGGCCTGCACGTCGACCACACCTGCCACAACGCCGACACGACCTGCCCCGGTGGGGTCGGCTGCCGGCACCGGCTGTGCGTCAACCCGGCGCACCTGGAGGCGGTGACGCAGCGGGACAACCTGCTGCGCAGCCGCCACACGATGCCGCACCACAACGCGGCGAAGACCTGCTGCCCGCAGGGCCACGAGTACACGCCGGCGAACACATACACCCGGCGGACCGCGAAGGGCTACGCGCGGCGCGAATGCAAGACGTGCCGGCGCGACCGGGTCGCTGCCGCCGCCTGA
- a CDS encoding tyrosine-type recombinase/integrase: protein MWIEKNGPTYRIRDLVGGKKVTLEKGWPNKTSAKKRLTTLQADRLRGDFIDPRAGKLTVAEWVGQWWPGHETGLKPTSRQSEGSRVRMHIVPLLGHLALDEVDNLAIQAWISKLMAGLPDLERPGKWARRPLSAKTTRSCHGLLHSLMKAAVQARKIRTNPCGDTKLPELVPREMRFLTEPEVGRLHAAVPEHWRPLVLLLVSTGLRWGEAVGLQLKNLDVLGGRLTVVRAMHEMSDGSLIFGTPKTARGRRTVTFTPKVAQALAPLVVDKGRDELVFATPTGKPVRSRNFRRGWLEWTSAAGFGGLRIHDLRHTQAAWLISANVPLSAISQRLGHSSIAVTDGIYGHLLPQVDAGILRAVAEALEHIDPDALAAEMSEETAGEILTEEAGDVGER from the coding sequence GTGTGGATCGAGAAGAACGGCCCGACCTACCGCATCAGGGACCTGGTGGGAGGCAAGAAGGTCACCCTGGAGAAGGGGTGGCCCAACAAGACCTCGGCCAAGAAGCGGCTTACCACTCTGCAAGCCGACCGGTTACGCGGCGACTTCATCGACCCTCGGGCCGGGAAGCTCACTGTTGCCGAGTGGGTGGGGCAGTGGTGGCCGGGCCACGAGACCGGGCTTAAGCCGACCAGCCGCCAGTCGGAGGGCTCCCGGGTGCGCATGCACATCGTGCCGCTGCTCGGACACCTCGCCCTGGACGAGGTTGACAACCTGGCCATCCAAGCGTGGATCAGCAAGCTGATGGCCGGCTTGCCGGATCTCGAACGGCCGGGCAAGTGGGCGCGCCGCCCGCTGTCGGCGAAGACCACCCGGTCGTGCCACGGACTGCTACACAGCCTGATGAAGGCGGCCGTGCAGGCCAGGAAGATCCGCACCAATCCGTGCGGGGACACGAAGCTGCCCGAGCTGGTGCCCCGGGAGATGCGGTTCCTGACCGAGCCCGAGGTGGGCCGGCTGCACGCCGCGGTGCCGGAGCACTGGCGGCCCCTGGTGCTGCTGCTCGTGTCGACCGGGCTGCGGTGGGGCGAGGCAGTGGGACTGCAGCTCAAGAACCTTGACGTGCTCGGCGGTCGGCTGACCGTCGTCCGGGCGATGCACGAGATGTCCGACGGGTCGCTCATCTTCGGCACGCCGAAGACCGCGAGGGGCCGACGAACGGTGACGTTCACACCGAAGGTCGCGCAGGCGCTGGCGCCGCTGGTCGTCGACAAGGGGCGCGACGAGTTGGTATTCGCCACGCCGACGGGCAAGCCGGTGCGGTCACGGAACTTCCGGCGGGGCTGGCTGGAATGGACGTCGGCGGCCGGGTTCGGCGGGTTGCGCATCCACGACCTGCGGCACACCCAGGCGGCGTGGTTGATCTCGGCGAACGTGCCGCTGTCGGCCATCTCCCAGCGCCTCGGGCACAGCTCCATCGCGGTCACGGACGGGATCTACGGCCACCTGCTACCGCAGGTCGACGCCGGAATCCTGAGAGCGGTCGCAGAGGCGCTGGAGCACATCGACCCGGACGCGCTTGCGGCGGAGATGAGCGAAGAGACCGCGGGCGAGATCCTGACGGAGGAGGCTGGGGACGTAGGGGAGAGGTAG
- a CDS encoding helix-turn-helix domain-containing protein gives MDELGQRERLANLIRTRRLERGLSASKAAQAAGIDRATWSNAETGARRTAEHNYAGIERALGWQPGSIDAILAGGEPTTEPADPVILDEEIHLVRTDPQLTEEMRERIIALILERRERDKAAALEDTRRMIDLFRRG, from the coding sequence ATGGATGAACTGGGTCAGCGCGAACGGCTGGCGAATCTGATCAGGACCAGACGTCTGGAGCGCGGTCTCAGTGCCAGCAAGGCCGCTCAGGCAGCAGGTATAGACAGGGCTACCTGGTCTAACGCGGAAACAGGTGCCCGCCGCACCGCCGAGCACAACTACGCCGGTATCGAGCGCGCACTCGGCTGGCAGCCAGGGAGCATCGACGCGATCCTGGCTGGAGGCGAGCCGACCACCGAGCCGGCAGACCCGGTCATCCTCGATGAGGAGATCCATCTTGTGCGGACGGACCCTCAGCTCACCGAGGAGATGCGCGAGAGGATCATCGCGCTCATCCTCGAACGTCGAGAGCGCGACAAGGCCGCAGCCCTGGAGGACACTCGACGGATGATCGACCTGTTCCGACGAGGCTGA
- a CDS encoding helix-turn-helix domain-containing protein, which produces MTGLLTSDQAAALIGISRHHVPAWTAARRIHRVADGRRYLYPAAAIRAALAPRPALAAEVQAVRFTRFVRNPLNRVA; this is translated from the coding sequence GTGACCGGCCTGCTCACCAGCGACCAGGCCGCCGCCCTCATCGGCATCAGCCGCCACCACGTGCCCGCCTGGACCGCCGCCCGACGCATCCACCGGGTAGCGGACGGCCGCCGCTACCTGTACCCCGCCGCTGCCATCCGCGCCGCACTCGCACCCCGGCCCGCACTCGCCGCCGAGGTGCAGGCCGTCCGCTTCACGCGCTTCGTCCGCAACCCGCTCAACCGCGTCGCCTGA
- a CDS encoding helix-turn-helix domain-containing protein: MMNPRPAAVEIDGAKLRELRQLRGETLAEFAASCDISLQYLSQVERGDRPRVSPPVYARICRTLRLTGPRQRRTLLKAAA, from the coding sequence ATGATGAACCCACGGCCCGCCGCCGTCGAAATCGACGGCGCGAAGCTCAGAGAGCTTCGCCAGCTCAGGGGCGAAACGCTGGCCGAGTTCGCCGCGAGCTGCGATATCAGCCTCCAATACCTGTCCCAGGTCGAGCGGGGTGACCGCCCCCGCGTCTCCCCGCCCGTGTACGCCCGGATCTGCCGGACGCTCCGGCTCACCGGTCCCCGGCAGCGCCGAACCCTGCTGAAGGCTGCGGCATGA